In Musa acuminata AAA Group cultivar baxijiao chromosome BXJ2-10, Cavendish_Baxijiao_AAA, whole genome shotgun sequence, a genomic segment contains:
- the LOC103999954 gene encoding acyl-coenzyme A thioesterase 2, chloroplastic isoform X2, translating to MKHSQRTAFSHLPIATLFFTQIKPSPSRHSNFPSSSQRPPNPSPILPPSPSKVFPESPLFNHPKSSPRSDYSSPGPFCSSSQPKFSSAFSELVPQLIPRWRLFNPKAARPARGLERSNLFDPKSPRSTSQIRFVSSSAAGKPPQRPFPGPMTPDSPSPIQVVSTFASPFDESPPHIDASSSIRKPLSLWPGMYHSPVTNALWEARSSIFERLLDPSKEGPPQSELLTRTPSQSRTNIIYNFSSDYILREQYRDPWNEVRIGKLLEDLDALAGTISVKHCSDDDSTTRPLLLVTASVDKMVLKKPLRVDTDLKIAGAVTWAGRSSIEIQIEVTQTHQQDNSESSDPSALTATFIFVARDSKTGKSAPVNRLLPETEQEKLLFKEAEARDKIRKGKREEQKRTFENGGHSLHGDIKRLKTLLAEGRVFCDLPALAARDSILIRDTKLENSLICQPQQRNLHGRIFGGFLMNLAFELAFSTAYAFVGQMPCFLEVDHVDFLKPVDVGDFLRLKSCVLYTQLENPAQPLINVEVVAHVTRPELRTSEISNMFYFTFTVNPDALKNGLKIRNVVPATEEEARRVLERMDAEEIFA from the exons ATGAAACATTCCCAAAGAACGGCTTTCTCGCACCTCCCCATCGCCACACTTTTCTTCACCCAAATCAAACCCTCGCCCTCACGCCACTCTAACTTTCCATCTTCGAGTCAACGCCCTCCAAATCCCTCACCCATTCTTCCACCATCCCCATCCAAAGTCTTCCCCGAATCCCCCCTTTTCAACCACCCCAAGTCTTCACCAAGATCGGATTATTCTTCCCCCGGACCGTTCTGTTCTTCCTCCCAACCAAAATTCTCGTCTGCCTTTTCCGAATTAGTGCCACAATTGATCCCAAGATGGCGTCTTTTCAATCCGAAAGCAGCGAGACCAGCTCGAGGTCTTGAAAGATCGAACCTTTTCGATCCGAAATCGCCCCGTTCCACCTCTCAGATCAGGTTCGTGTCGTCTTCTGCTGCTGGAAAACCACCTCAACGACCGTTTCCCGGCCCCATGACTCCAGATTCGCCTTCGCCGATCCAAGTCGTTTCGACGTTCGCGTCGCCGTTCGATGAGTCTCCCCCGCACATCGACGCGAGCTCATCGATCAGGAAGCCGCTTAGCTTGTGGCCGGGGATGTACCACTCCCCGGTGACCAATGCTCTCTGGGAAGCGCGTTCGAGCATCTTTGAGAGGCTTCTTGACCCTTCCAAGGAAGGGCCGCCGCAGTCGGAGTTGCTGACGAGGACGCCATCCCAGAGCAGGACGAACATCATCTACAACTTTTCGAGTGATTACATCCTGAGGGAGCAGTACCGAGATCCATGGAATGAGGTCAGGATCGGGAAGTTGCTTGAGGATCTCGACGCACTTGCCGGCACCATTTCTGTGAAG CACTGCTCTGATGATGATAGCACCACAAGGCCCCTCTTGTTGGTCACTGCCTCGGTAGATAAGATGGTTCTAAAGAAGCCATTGCGTGTAGACACTGACCTAAAGATAGCAGGTGCCGTCACATGGGCTGGTCGATCATCCATTGAGATACAGATTGAAGTTACCCAGACTCATCAACAAG ATAACTCTGAATCATCAGATCCATCGGCTTTGACAGCAACTTTCATATTCGTTGCACGGGACTCGAAGACTGGAAAGTCAGCTCCTGTAAACCGCCTTTTACCGGAAACTGAACAAGAAAAGTTGCTCTTTAAAGAAGCAGAAGCAAGGGATAAAATTCGAAAAGGCAAACGAGAGGAACAGAAAAGAACTTTTGAGAATGGTGGGCATAGTTTACATGGTGATATAAAGAGGCTAAAGACATTGTTGGCAGAGGGGCGTGTGTTCTGTGATTTGCCTGCATTAGCAGCTAGAGACAGCATTCTGATAAGGGATACCAAACTTGAGAATTCACTGATCTGCCAACCTCAACAAAGGAATCTCCATGGTCGTATTTTTGGCGGGTTTCTGATGAACCTAGCATTTGAACTTGCATTTTCGACTGCTTATGCATTTGTTGGGCAGATGCCATGCTTTCTTGAAGTGGATCATGTTGATTTCTTAAAACCT GTTGACGTGGGGGACTTCCTTCGACTTAAATCTTGTGTTCTTTATACACAACTAGAGAACCCAGCACAGCCTCTGATCAACGTTGAAGTTGTTGCTCATGTAACGAGACCTGAGCTTCGAACCAGTGAG ATATCAAACATGTTCTACTTCACTTTTACTGTAAATCCTGATGCCCTAAAGAATGGACTAAAGATTCGCAATGTAGTTCCTGCCACAGAAGAAGAAGCCCGTCGTGTACTCGAGCGAATGGATGCGGAGGAAATATTTGCTTAA
- the LOC103999954 gene encoding acyl-coenzyme A thioesterase 2, chloroplastic isoform X1 — protein sequence MKHSQRTAFSHLPIATLFFTQIKPSPSRHSNFPSSSQRPPNPSPILPPSPSKVFPESPLFNHPKSSPRSDYSSPGPFCSSSQPKFSSAFSELVPQLIPRWRLFNPKAARPARGLERSNLFDPKSPRSTSQIRFVSSSAAGKPPQRPFPGPMTPDSPSPIQVVSTFASPFDESPPHIDASSSIRKPLSLWPGMYHSPVTNALWEARSSIFERLLDPSKEGPPQSELLTRTPSQSRTNIIYNFSSDYILREQYRDPWNEVRIGKLLEDLDALAGTISVKHCSDDDSTTRPLLLVTASVDKMVLKKPLRVDTDLKIAGAVTWAGRSSIEIQIEVTQTHQQADNSESSDPSALTATFIFVARDSKTGKSAPVNRLLPETEQEKLLFKEAEARDKIRKGKREEQKRTFENGGHSLHGDIKRLKTLLAEGRVFCDLPALAARDSILIRDTKLENSLICQPQQRNLHGRIFGGFLMNLAFELAFSTAYAFVGQMPCFLEVDHVDFLKPVDVGDFLRLKSCVLYTQLENPAQPLINVEVVAHVTRPELRTSEISNMFYFTFTVNPDALKNGLKIRNVVPATEEEARRVLERMDAEEIFA from the exons ATGAAACATTCCCAAAGAACGGCTTTCTCGCACCTCCCCATCGCCACACTTTTCTTCACCCAAATCAAACCCTCGCCCTCACGCCACTCTAACTTTCCATCTTCGAGTCAACGCCCTCCAAATCCCTCACCCATTCTTCCACCATCCCCATCCAAAGTCTTCCCCGAATCCCCCCTTTTCAACCACCCCAAGTCTTCACCAAGATCGGATTATTCTTCCCCCGGACCGTTCTGTTCTTCCTCCCAACCAAAATTCTCGTCTGCCTTTTCCGAATTAGTGCCACAATTGATCCCAAGATGGCGTCTTTTCAATCCGAAAGCAGCGAGACCAGCTCGAGGTCTTGAAAGATCGAACCTTTTCGATCCGAAATCGCCCCGTTCCACCTCTCAGATCAGGTTCGTGTCGTCTTCTGCTGCTGGAAAACCACCTCAACGACCGTTTCCCGGCCCCATGACTCCAGATTCGCCTTCGCCGATCCAAGTCGTTTCGACGTTCGCGTCGCCGTTCGATGAGTCTCCCCCGCACATCGACGCGAGCTCATCGATCAGGAAGCCGCTTAGCTTGTGGCCGGGGATGTACCACTCCCCGGTGACCAATGCTCTCTGGGAAGCGCGTTCGAGCATCTTTGAGAGGCTTCTTGACCCTTCCAAGGAAGGGCCGCCGCAGTCGGAGTTGCTGACGAGGACGCCATCCCAGAGCAGGACGAACATCATCTACAACTTTTCGAGTGATTACATCCTGAGGGAGCAGTACCGAGATCCATGGAATGAGGTCAGGATCGGGAAGTTGCTTGAGGATCTCGACGCACTTGCCGGCACCATTTCTGTGAAG CACTGCTCTGATGATGATAGCACCACAAGGCCCCTCTTGTTGGTCACTGCCTCGGTAGATAAGATGGTTCTAAAGAAGCCATTGCGTGTAGACACTGACCTAAAGATAGCAGGTGCCGTCACATGGGCTGGTCGATCATCCATTGAGATACAGATTGAAGTTACCCAGACTCATCAACAAG CAGATAACTCTGAATCATCAGATCCATCGGCTTTGACAGCAACTTTCATATTCGTTGCACGGGACTCGAAGACTGGAAAGTCAGCTCCTGTAAACCGCCTTTTACCGGAAACTGAACAAGAAAAGTTGCTCTTTAAAGAAGCAGAAGCAAGGGATAAAATTCGAAAAGGCAAACGAGAGGAACAGAAAAGAACTTTTGAGAATGGTGGGCATAGTTTACATGGTGATATAAAGAGGCTAAAGACATTGTTGGCAGAGGGGCGTGTGTTCTGTGATTTGCCTGCATTAGCAGCTAGAGACAGCATTCTGATAAGGGATACCAAACTTGAGAATTCACTGATCTGCCAACCTCAACAAAGGAATCTCCATGGTCGTATTTTTGGCGGGTTTCTGATGAACCTAGCATTTGAACTTGCATTTTCGACTGCTTATGCATTTGTTGGGCAGATGCCATGCTTTCTTGAAGTGGATCATGTTGATTTCTTAAAACCT GTTGACGTGGGGGACTTCCTTCGACTTAAATCTTGTGTTCTTTATACACAACTAGAGAACCCAGCACAGCCTCTGATCAACGTTGAAGTTGTTGCTCATGTAACGAGACCTGAGCTTCGAACCAGTGAG ATATCAAACATGTTCTACTTCACTTTTACTGTAAATCCTGATGCCCTAAAGAATGGACTAAAGATTCGCAATGTAGTTCCTGCCACAGAAGAAGAAGCCCGTCGTGTACTCGAGCGAATGGATGCGGAGGAAATATTTGCTTAA
- the LOC135624425 gene encoding probable thiol methyltransferase 2 isoform X1: MLPFLRVGICQRARHPPRVPGAPWIRRPRLPRLPTAINRLRVPAPAMVARMATDGGAENPARDPASNPKVVMIRGLVNDDATDGWEKCWEEGLTPWDLGQATPAVLQLVRTGSLPRGRVLVPGCGSGYDVVAIAGPERYVVGLDISTSAVEKAKELSSFLPNANQFTFMAADFFTWQPTEKFDLIFDYTFFCAIDPCLRPAWAQKIQEILKPDGELITLIYLISGQEGGPPYNTTVADYEQVLNPVGFKALSIEDNELAVKPRKGNEKLGRWKRLSNKSLL; this comes from the exons ATGCTTCCCTTCTTGCGGGTAGGCATATGTCAGCGCGCGCGTCACCCGCCACGAGTTCCGGGGGCGCCTTGGATACGGCGGCCGAGACTGCCGCGGCTACCGACGGCTATAAATCGCCTCAGGGTCCCGGCACCGGCCATGGTGGCGAGGATGGCGACGGACGGCGGAGCTGAGAACCCAGCCCGTGATCCGGCTTCCAACCCCAAGGTGGTCATGATTCGAGGACTCGTGAACGACGATGCAACAG ATGGCTGGGAAAAATGCTGGGAGGAAGGACTGACCCCATGGGATTTGGGACAGGCAACACCTGCAGTTTTGCAACTTGTTAGAACTGGGTCTCTTCCAAGAGGCAGGGTTCTTGTTCCTGGATGTGGCAGT GGGTATGATGTGGTTGCTATTGCTGGCCCTGAGCGCTATGTTGTAGGCTTGGATATATCAACTAGTGCTGTTGAGAAAGCAAAAGAG TTGTCTTCCTTTTTACCAAATGCAAACCAGTTCACCTTCATGGCAGCAGATTTCTTCACTTGGCAGCCAACAGAGAAGTTTGATCTTATCTTTGATTATAC ATTCTTTTGTGCAATTGACCCATGCTTGAGGCCAGCCTGGGCACAGAAAATTCAAGAGATTTTAAAACCTGACGGAGAGCTTATAACACTGATATATCTG ATCAGTGGCCAGGAAGGAGGACCGCCATACAATACAACTGTAGCTGA CTATGAGCAGGTACTGAATCCTGTGGGTTTCAAAGCACTCTCAATTGAAGACAATGAGCTAGCAGTCAAGCCACGCAAG GGAAATGAGAAGCTTGGGAGGTGGAAGCGGCTTTCAAACAAATCATTGTTATAA
- the LOC135624425 gene encoding probable thiol methyltransferase 2 isoform X2, translated as MLPFLRVGICQRARHPPRVPGAPWIRRPRLPRLPTAINRLRVPAPAMVARMATDGGAENPARDPASNPKVVMIRGLVNDDATDGWEKCWEEGLTPWDLGQATPAVLQLVRTGSLPRGRVLVPGCGSGYDVVAIAGPERYVVGLDISTSAVEKAKEFTFMAADFFTWQPTEKFDLIFDYTFFCAIDPCLRPAWAQKIQEILKPDGELITLIYLISGQEGGPPYNTTVADYEQVLNPVGFKALSIEDNELAVKPRKGNEKLGRWKRLSNKSLL; from the exons ATGCTTCCCTTCTTGCGGGTAGGCATATGTCAGCGCGCGCGTCACCCGCCACGAGTTCCGGGGGCGCCTTGGATACGGCGGCCGAGACTGCCGCGGCTACCGACGGCTATAAATCGCCTCAGGGTCCCGGCACCGGCCATGGTGGCGAGGATGGCGACGGACGGCGGAGCTGAGAACCCAGCCCGTGATCCGGCTTCCAACCCCAAGGTGGTCATGATTCGAGGACTCGTGAACGACGATGCAACAG ATGGCTGGGAAAAATGCTGGGAGGAAGGACTGACCCCATGGGATTTGGGACAGGCAACACCTGCAGTTTTGCAACTTGTTAGAACTGGGTCTCTTCCAAGAGGCAGGGTTCTTGTTCCTGGATGTGGCAGT GGGTATGATGTGGTTGCTATTGCTGGCCCTGAGCGCTATGTTGTAGGCTTGGATATATCAACTAGTGCTGTTGAGAAAGCAAAAGAG TTCACCTTCATGGCAGCAGATTTCTTCACTTGGCAGCCAACAGAGAAGTTTGATCTTATCTTTGATTATAC ATTCTTTTGTGCAATTGACCCATGCTTGAGGCCAGCCTGGGCACAGAAAATTCAAGAGATTTTAAAACCTGACGGAGAGCTTATAACACTGATATATCTG ATCAGTGGCCAGGAAGGAGGACCGCCATACAATACAACTGTAGCTGA CTATGAGCAGGTACTGAATCCTGTGGGTTTCAAAGCACTCTCAATTGAAGACAATGAGCTAGCAGTCAAGCCACGCAAG GGAAATGAGAAGCTTGGGAGGTGGAAGCGGCTTTCAAACAAATCATTGTTATAA
- the LOC135624425 gene encoding probable thiol methyltransferase 2 isoform X3, with protein MLPFLRVGICQRARHPPRVPGAPWIRRPRLPRLPTAINRLRVPAPAMVARMATDGGAENPARDPASNPKVVMIRGLVNDDATDGWEKCWEEGLTPWDLGQATPAVLQLVRTGSLPRGRVLVPGCGSGYDVVAIAGPERYVVGLDISTSAVEKAKELSSFLPNANQFTFMAADFFTWQPTEKFDLIFDYTFFCAIDPCLRPAWAQKIQEILKPDGELITLIYLNIQNSSMAKPYKANSKTLEQS; from the exons ATGCTTCCCTTCTTGCGGGTAGGCATATGTCAGCGCGCGCGTCACCCGCCACGAGTTCCGGGGGCGCCTTGGATACGGCGGCCGAGACTGCCGCGGCTACCGACGGCTATAAATCGCCTCAGGGTCCCGGCACCGGCCATGGTGGCGAGGATGGCGACGGACGGCGGAGCTGAGAACCCAGCCCGTGATCCGGCTTCCAACCCCAAGGTGGTCATGATTCGAGGACTCGTGAACGACGATGCAACAG ATGGCTGGGAAAAATGCTGGGAGGAAGGACTGACCCCATGGGATTTGGGACAGGCAACACCTGCAGTTTTGCAACTTGTTAGAACTGGGTCTCTTCCAAGAGGCAGGGTTCTTGTTCCTGGATGTGGCAGT GGGTATGATGTGGTTGCTATTGCTGGCCCTGAGCGCTATGTTGTAGGCTTGGATATATCAACTAGTGCTGTTGAGAAAGCAAAAGAG TTGTCTTCCTTTTTACCAAATGCAAACCAGTTCACCTTCATGGCAGCAGATTTCTTCACTTGGCAGCCAACAGAGAAGTTTGATCTTATCTTTGATTATAC ATTCTTTTGTGCAATTGACCCATGCTTGAGGCCAGCCTGGGCACAGAAAATTCAAGAGATTTTAAAACCTGACGGAGAGCTTATAACACTGATATATCTG AACATACAGAATAGCAGCATGGCAAAGCCATACAAGGCAAACTCCAAGACACTAGAACAAAGCTGA